From Lolium perenne isolate Kyuss_39 chromosome 5, Kyuss_2.0, whole genome shotgun sequence, a single genomic window includes:
- the LOC127303192 gene encoding F-box protein At3g07870-like produces MAADELNTATADGMDHQDRLARLPDDIIANILRRVPPCWLAASRCVCRAWRDAVDGHGVLRADLLPLSLAGLFLHFRQHKFPEYLARPSSMAGARAITGDLSFLPSASPHCGYIWQEDCTDWYYYDIDGHCNGLLLLTGDYVVNPATRRWYKLPTCPPEHVRKGVVYDQHLVYDPMLSPYYEVFSIPTLDYLEKVDPSMEECEWPPSVCKMHVFSSDSGCWEEKDFLREGDAAGTIAEMYYSDLKSIYFRGALYVHCGGNFLMR; encoded by the coding sequence ATGGCCGCGGACGAGCTCAACACGGCGACGGCCGACGGCATGGATCATCAGGACCGTCTAGCGCGCCTGCCGGACGACATTATAGCCAACATCCTCCGTCGCGTTCCGCCGTGCTGGCTCGCCGCCTCCCGGTGCGTCTGCAGGGCCTGGCGCGACGCTGTCGACGGCCACGGCGTGCTGCGCGCCGACCTGCTCCCGCTCTCGCTCGCCGGCCTCTTCCTCCACTTCAGACAGCACAAGTTCCCGGAGTACCTCGCCCGACCCTCCTCCATGGCTGGTGCTCGCGCGATCACCGGTGACCTCAGCTTCCTGCCCTCTGCCAGTCCCCATTGCGGCTATATCTGGCAGGAGGACTGCACCGATTGGTACTACTATGACATCGATGGTCACTGCAACGGTCTCCTCTTGCTTACCGGCGACTATGTGGTTAACCCTGCGACACGACGGTGGTATAAGTTGCCGACCTGTCCACCTGAGCACGttaggaagggcgtggtctacgaCCAGCATCTAGTCTATGATCCGATGCTATCTCCTTACTACGAGGTGTTTAGCATCCCCACTTTGGACTATTTGGAGAAAGTAGACCCCTCGATGGAGGAATGTGAATGGCCGCCGTCCGTGTGCAAGATGCATGTTTTTTCATCAGATTCAGGTTGCTGGGAGGAGAAGGATTTCTTGCGGGAAGGGGATGCTGCAGGGACCATAGCTGAGATGTATTATAGTGATTTAAAGTCCATCTACTTTCGAGGAGCACTTTATGTACACTGTGGAGGTAACTTTCTTATGAGGTAA
- the LOC127304545 gene encoding uncharacterized protein: MAGDEDQRLKPRGDGREEYEEMEDQAARLPEDVLAAILRRVPPRWIAASRCVCRAWRDAVDGRRLLRADLLPLSLAGLFVHFNEHKFPEFFARPSSSAVSGDLSFLPSVSPHCGYFWEQDCVDFDDYNIKDHCNGLLLLSGNYVVNPATRRWHTLPTCPHESVTGGGVSYSTYLVYDPMVSPYYEVFNIPTLSAYHCRGEVHPSMEESEWPQSHCKMYVFSSKSGYWEEKYFVREGDAVGALREMEECFGRFNAVYFRGALYVHCRPNFLMRISLSNNTYRVIKPPIDATEHYCPYQIVRSKHGVYSVSVNKYWPRRKCWLQVWILNESCGQTKWMLKHDKNLRPLLVRRAYRRFRWILEDINYNMFRASASCPEDNKKASSGENTEWNSDEDVEEEDMVDHCYFENNKKSAVEKKMEWDSNDHNALNNGDVVEEYLSDDEEHYDHFYHSVRILGFHPYKEIVFLSAFERRCLAYHLNGSKIEELGKIYPKEYTYFKELLNEQEEIQSSPYTPCWIEEFSLNS; the protein is encoded by the exons ATGGCAGGCGACGAGGACCAGCGGCTGAAGCCTCGCGGCGACGGCAGGGAGGAGTACGAGGAGATGGAGGACCAGGCGGCGCGCCTGCCGGAGGACGTGCTCGCGGCCATCCTCCGCCGCGTCCCGCCGCGCTGGATCGCCGCGTCCCGCTGCGTCTGCAGGGCCTGGCGCGACGCCGTCGACGGCCGCCGCCTCCTGCGGGCCGACCTGCTCCCGCTCTCGCTCGCCGGCCTCTTCGTCCACTTCAACGAGCACAAGTTCCCGGAATTCTTCGcccgcccctcctcctccgcgGTGAGCGGCGACCTCAGCTTCCTGCCCTCCGTCAGCCCCCATTGCGGCTATTTCTGGGAGCAGGACTGCGTTGATTTTGACGACTacaacatcaaagatcactgcAACGGGCTCCTCTTGCTCAGCGGTAACTACGTGGTAAACCCTGCGACGCGAAGGTGGCATACTCTGCCGACGTGCCCGCATGAAAGCGTTACAGGAGGGGGTGTGAGCTATAGTACCTATCTTGTCTATGATCCCATGGTATCACCTTACTACGAGGTGTTTAACATCCCTACTTTGAGTGCCTATCATTGTAGAGGCGAGGTACACCCCTCAATGGAGGAATCAGAATGGCCACAGTCCCACTGCAAGATGTATGTGTTCTCATCCAAGTCGGGTTACTGGGAGGAGAAATATTTCGTCCGAGAAGGGGATGCTGTAGGGGCTCTCCGTGAGATGGAAGAGTGTTTCGGGCGATTCAACGCTGTCTATttccgaggagcactttatgTTCACTGTAGGCCTAATTTTCTCATGAG AATATCATTGTCAAATAATACGTACCGTGTAATAAAACCACCAATCGATGCAACAGAGCACTACTGCCCATATCAGATTGTAAGATCAAAACATGGGGTGTACTCTGTGTCAGTCAATAAGTATTGGCCTCGGCGCaagtgttggcttcaagtttggatCCTTAATGAATCGTGTGGTCAGACCAAGTGGATGTTGAAGCATGACAAAAATCTTAGGCCTCTGCTAGTACGCCGGGCTTACAGAAGATTTCGATGGATCTTAGAAGATATTAACTACAACATGTTCCGTGCTTCTGCTAGTTGCCCAGAAGATAACAAGAAAGCATCAAGTGGAGAGAATACTGAATGGAACTCTGACGAGGATgttgaagaggaagacatggttgaTCATTGTTACTTCGAAAACAACAAGAAATCTGCAGTTGAAAAGAAAATGGAATGGGACTCCAACGATCATAATGCTCTTAACAATGGAGATGTTGTTGAAGAGTATTTGTCAGATGATGAAGAGCATTATGATCATTTTTATCATAGCGTTCGGATACTTGGGTTTCACCCATATAAAGAGATTGTCTTCCTGAGTGCATTTGAACGGAGATGTCTCGCATACCATTTAAATGGCTCGAAGATTGAAGAATTAGGAAAGATCTACCCAAAGGAATATACATATTTCAAAGAGTTACTTAATGAACAGGAGGAAATCCAATCTTCTCCATACACCCCATGCTGGATTGAAGAGTTTTCTCTAAACAGTTAG